The genomic DNA CATGTACGCGAAGCTCTTTCGGTCTCGCCGCCAGTGCTCCGCCAGGCCGTACGCGCCCAGCGCCAGGAAGAGCAGCGTGAAGGGGATGCGGCCGCCGCCGAAGTAGCCGTGCGCGCCGTCCACGCTGCGCGACCACTGCCAGTCGAAGTACTGGAAGTAGTTCGCCATCTGGTCCGCGAAGGGCGCCAGGCGCTGGCTCACCGGCGGCTTGCCGTACTGCTTTCGCTGCAGCGCGTCGGACAGGTTCTCGCAGCCCGCCTTCCCGAAGGTGAGGATGCTCTCCAGGGCGCCGCCCACGGTGGGGCAGGTGGGCTGCGCCTCGTTGATCACGGGGTTCAGCCCGGAGCGCAGCGGCAGGAACATGTGCACCGACAGCCCCACGATGCCGAACAGCGCGGCGAAAACGTACACGCGCCAGTTCAGGAAGAGGCGCGGCTTCACCATCAGCAGGAAGACCACGAGCGCCGGGGCGGCCAGGAAGGCCATCAGGTGGTTGCCCACCGAGAGCGCCAGGATGAACACCATCAGCACGATGGCGTTGTCGTCGTGCCAGCGGCCGCGCGCGCGCTGCTCGCGGTGCGCCTCCACGTGGTCGCGCCACAGGAAGGCCAGCCACGACAGCGCGGCGATGGTGAAGAGGCTGACGGTGTAGACCTTCTCGTTCACGTTGCTCTGGTTCCACACCGTGTACGCGGTGGAGGAGACCAGGATGCTCACGCCCGCGCCCACCCGGCGAACCGTCTCGCTGGGCGTGAAGAACGCCGTCACGCGGTGCATCACCAGGAACCAGAAGAAGGCCGTGCCGGACCCCATCAGCGCCGAGAAGAGGTTGACGCGCACCGCCGTGGGCAGCCCCGTGGGCGTGAGCAGCAGGTCCCACGCGCGCGCCAGCAGCACGAACAGCGGGTTGCCCGGCGGGTGCGGGATGCCCAGGATGTGCGCGGTGGTGATGTACTCGCTGGTGTCCCAGAACGCGGTGCTGGGCCCCAGCGTGAAGGCGTATAGCGCGAAGACCAGCGCCGCGGCCAGCAGCGCGATGCGGTACGGCGGGCGCTCGTAGGCCAGGTCCGGCGGGGTCTCTGTGGCTAGGCTCATACGGGAGGTCGGGGGGGAAGGCTCGGGCGGAGAAAATCTTTCAAACCTACAACCCGCCCTCTCCGTTGTCGATAGCGCGCGCGTGCGGTCGCCCGGACACGGCGGGCCGGAAACGCGAGGGGGCCGGCGAGCGCCGGCCCCCTCTGCTGCGTTCGACTCCGGAAGGCCCGGAGACGTTGTCCTTCCACCGCCGGACAGGGATCGAATGAGCCGCCGCGATCCCGCCCCCGTCCGCCCTCCGAGCGCACTTCGCGCATCGAAAGGTCGTGATCGGCAGACGTCGATCCGCCGTGTTCGGTAGATGTGCATCTTTCGAGATCGATCCCCGATCTACCGTTCCATGTCATTATCGAGCATCAACCGTCCTGCCGCTCGACGCCCGATCCGCCGTCGTTCATCCACCGTGCCCGCCCTCATGCCGATGGAGAGCGGACGGGGCGGAGGCTCAGAACGAGAACTCGGTGCCGATCTTGACGAAGATGTGGTTCACGACGCCCAGGTCGCCGTCGAAGTTGGAGATGTAGTCGTGGGCGCCGTACGTGAGCGCCAGGTTCGGCGAGAAGCGGAAGGCGCTGGAGAGGCCCACCTTCGCGGCGAGGTCGCT from Longimicrobiaceae bacterium includes the following:
- a CDS encoding DUF2723 domain-containing protein, producing MSLATETPPDLAYERPPYRIALLAAALVFALYAFTLGPSTAFWDTSEYITTAHILGIPHPPGNPLFVLLARAWDLLLTPTGLPTAVRVNLFSALMGSGTAFFWFLVMHRVTAFFTPSETVRRVGAGVSILVSSTAYTVWNQSNVNEKVYTVSLFTIAALSWLAFLWRDHVEAHREQRARGRWHDDNAIVLMVFILALSVGNHLMAFLAAPALVVFLLMVKPRLFLNWRVYVFAALFGIVGLSVHMFLPLRSGLNPVINEAQPTCPTVGGALESILTFGKAGCENLSDALQRKQYGKPPVSQRLAPFADQMANYFQYFDWQWSRSVDGAHGYFGGGRIPFTLLFLALGAYGLAEHWRRDRKSFAYMGVLLFTLSVGLVYYLNFKYGYGQVQAQGKSFELAEVRERDYFFLVSFSLWGLYAGFGLVRAWMEAARALRPNRNAELLAAPLLALALIPLVLNWPYASRRGDYAARDWAVNLLNSVEPYGVVFTNGDNDTFPLWYAQEVEGIRRDVTVAVLSLLYTDWFVRGII